CTGAAGCCCGACCGCCTGTTCCCGTGCGGCCTCGACGATCGCCTGGACGTGGCCGTTGATCTCCTGCACCTCGGCAACGATGGTCTGGAGCGAGCGCCCCGTATCGCCGACGAGCGAGACGCCGGTGCGCACCTGCACCTCCGACGTGTTGATCAACGTCTTGATCTCCTTGGCGGCCTTGGCTGAACGCTGAGCCAGTTCCCGCACCTCCTGCGCCACGACTGCAAAGCCCTTGCCGGCCTCGCCGGCGCGCGCCGCCTCGACGCCCGCGTTCAAGGCGAGCAGGTTGGTCTGGAAGGCGATCTCGTCGATCACGCCGATGATGCTGGTGATCTCGCTGGAGGATTTTTCGATTTCCTGCATGGCGGCGACGGCGCGGCGCACGATCTCGCCGGACTTTTCCGCCCCCGTGCGGGTGCGGGCGACGAGCGAGCCGGCCTCTTCCGCCCGCCGGGTGGAATCCCTGACGGTCGTGGTGATCTCTTCGAGCGCGGCGGCGGTCTCCTCCACGGAGGCGGTCTGCTGCTCGGTGCGGCGCGACAGGTCTTCCGCCGCAGTGCGGATCTGGCCGGCGCCGGCATCGATGGCGCGCGCATTCTCGCGCGCCTCGCGCATCGCCTCGCCAAGGCGGGCGGCGGCGGCGTTGAACTCGGCGCGCAGGCGCTCGAGGTCGCCGTCGAAGGGTTTTTCGATGCGGCAGGTCATGTCGCCGCCCGCAAGCCTGCCGAGCGCGTCGGCAAGGCTGGTGACGGCTTCCTGCACGCGGCCGCTGTCGCGCGTGCGCTCGGCCTCGCGCGCCTGCCGCTCGCCTTCGGCGCGGCGGCGGTCGTCCTCGTTCCGGCGGTCGAGACGCTGGCGCTCGGCGGCAGTGTCGCGGATGGCTGCAAGGCCGGCCGCCAGCGCGCCGATCTCGTCGCTCCGGTCGGCATGCGGAACGGCAGCATCCGTATCGCCTGCGGCAAGGCGCTTCGAGGCTTCGGCAAGCTCGTCGAGCGGCCTTGCGACACGGCGGTTGACGAGGACCATGCCGGCAAGGGCAAGGCCCGCACTGGCGGCGAGCAGGGCCCAGCGGGAGGCGCCGCCGTCGACGATGCCCTGCAATCCGCCCAGGACGACCATGAGGACGAAGAGCGCAGGCACGAGCCTGCCGATCCGGACATTACGCATGACGGTTCCCTGATTTGTCGCGCACGGCTGCGTGCGGGTGCGCGGGAGTCTAGGAGCGGTCCTTTAACGGGGTCTTAATGGAGGCTCTGCACGCGCGCCTTGCCGGGGGCTTTTCCACACCCTACATGCGAAGGCCGAACAGGAGTTTTCGATGATCTTCGACGCCGTCCGGCTTTCGCTCGCCAATCTCTTCGCGCCCGAGACGCGCAGCGTCTTCTGGAAGGTCCTCGGGCTCACCGTCCTGGCGCTCGTCGTGATCTGGTTCGGGCTGCGGGAGACCTTCATCGCCTTCGCCTGGCCCTGGTTCGAAGGCGCGATGATGCCGAACCTGCCGGATTGGGCGGGCTGGCTCACCTTCGTCTTCGGCGTCGTCGCCAGTCTCGGCCTTGCGCTCGGCCTCGCTCTGCTGCTCGCCCCGGTGACGGCGATCATCGCCGGCTTCTTCCTCGACGATGTCGCCGAGGTCATCGAGACGCGCGATTATCCGGGCGAGGCCCAGGGCACGGCGCTGCCGCTCGGCCAGGCCATCGCGGGATCGATCAAGTTCCTCGGCGTGGTCATCCTCGGCAACCTGATCGCCCTGTTCCTCCTGTTCATTCCGGGCGTGAACCTCGTCGCCTTCTTCCTCGTCAACGGCTACCTGCTCGGCCGGGAATTCTTCGAATTCGCCGCCATGCGCTATCGCGCGCCTGCCGAGGCGCGGCTGTTCCGCGCCAAGCATGCCTCCACGGTCCTCCTCGCCGGCTTCGTCATCGCCGCCTTCCTGGCGATCCCCATCGTCAACCTGATGACACCGCTCTTCGCGGCCGGCCTGATGGTGCACCTCCACAAGGCGCTGAGCCGCAAGGACCGGGACTTCTCACTGCGGCAGGGCTGATGCGTCGTACATTGCCGCATAGTCGGCGCTCGGCGGGATCGGCGTGATCACGTCGATCATCACGCCGTTCGGATCGGCGGTGATGAAATGGCGCTGGCCGAAATCCTCGTTCTTGATGGCAACAAGGATCGGCAGGCCGGCGGCGCGCACGGCGTCATGCACGGCGTCGACATCCTCCACCTCGAAATTGAGGAGAAGGCCGGAGACCGTTTTGCGCCGGCCGGCGGCCGGAATGGTCTCGTGGTTGCGGTCGAGCACGGCGAGGGTCACCTTCTCGTCCTCGCGGGACTGGAGATGGATGTACCAGTCGCTGGTGAAGAGCGCCTCGAAGCGGAAATGCGCCGTGTAGAAGGCGGCGGTGCCGGCGACGTCATCCGTCATGATCACGGGATAGTAGCTGGTCGTCTTCATCTCTTTACCCTTTCTGCCTGGCGCAATTCCGGACGAAAGCCGCTGCACGCTTTTGCTGGATTTGCCTTTGGAAAAAACATACAGTCTACATGTTTCTATTAATTAACATACATGCAGATTGTATGTAAAGAGGCGACATGGCACGCAGCAACAAGGAACGCACCGAGGCGACGCGCCTCGCCCTGATCGAGGCCGCCCGGCGGCTTTTCGTGGAGAAGGGCTATGCGGAAACGGCGACGCCCGACATCGTTGCGGAAGCAGGAGTGACGCGCGGTGCGCTCTACCACCATTTCGAGGACAAGAAGGCGCTGTTCCGCGCCGTGCTGGAGCACGAAGCGCAAGCCGTGGCGGCGCGGATCGAGACGGTCTCGCTGCCGGCCGGCTCGCCGCGCGAAGCGCTGCTTTTCGGCGCGTCAGCCTATTTCGACGCGATGGCCGAGCCCGGTCGCACGCGTCTCCTGCTGCTCGAAGCACCTGCCGTGCTGGGCTTTTCGGGCGCTGGCGCAATCGACCGGGACAATGCCGAGGATACGCTGAAAGAGGGGCTGTCCGCCCTGCTCGGGCCGGATATCGAAGCCGCAAGGCTTGCGGCGCTGACCGGCCTGCTCTCCGCCGCCTTCGACCGCGCGGCCATCGCCATCGAGGCCGGCGGCGATCGCAAGGTCTACGAGGCGGCGATCGCCGATCTCCTCGACGGGCTCAGGGCGTAGGGCCGAACAGCTGCGGGGGAAGCTCGACCAGCGGGGCGGGCACATCGCAGGTCTTTTCCGGCGACTTGCAGAGATCGGCGATGACGCAGTGCTCGCATTCGGGCCTGCGCGCCTTGCAACAGTACCGCCCGTGCAGGATCAGCCAGTGGTGGGCGTGGTAGAGATATTCGTCCGGGATGATGCGCATCAGCTTGTCCTCCACCTCGTCCGGCGTCTTGCCGGGGGCGAGGCGGATCCGGTTGGCGATGCGGAAGATATGCGTGTCGACCGCCATCGTCGCCTGGCCGAAGGCCATGGAGAGCACGACATTGGCCGTCTTGCGGCCGACGCCGGGCAGCATCACCAGCTCCTCGCGGGTGCGCGGCACCTCGCTGTTGAAGCGGTCGACGAGCATGCGGCTGAGCGCGATGACGTTCTTCGCCTTGTTGCGGTAGAGCCCGATGGTCTTGATGTACTCCCGCACCTTCTCCTCGCCGAGCGCCAGCATCTTCTCCGGCGTGTCGGCGACCTTGAAGAGGGCGCGCGTCGCCTTGTTGACGCCGGCATCGGTCGCCTGTGCGGAAAGCGCGACGGCGACGACGAGCGTGAACGGGTTCACATGCTCCAACTCGCCCTTCGGCTCCGGCCGCTGGATGGAGAAGCGGCGGAAGATCTCCTTCAGCTCGGCCTGCGAATAGAGGTTCTTCACCGGCGCGGACGCCTTGCGGCGCGGCGGCGCCGAGGGCGCTTTCTTCCGGGTCTTCACGCTGTCCATGATGCCTCCGATGCGAGCCCCCGCAAAACCGCTACACAGTCCCGCGCGGCTTGCTTATAATCAAGCGTCATGACCCAAGGCAACGCCGACATCACGATGAACGACCTGCCGGTCTTCTCCGCCGAGCTGCATCCCTATCGCTCGCTGGGGCGGAACGGGCATCGTATCTTCTTCCTCATCGCGGGCGCGCTCAGCGTCGCCCACATGGCCGTCTTCATGATCTCCGGCGCCTGGCCGGTGGTCATGTTCTTCGGGGCGGATTTCCTCATCCTCTTCGGCGCCTTCTGGCTGAACAACCGGGCGGCCAGGGCAAAAGAGATCGTTTCTCTCTCGCGCACCAGCATCTCGATCCGCAAGATCACGCCGTCCGGCAAGGAAACGGAATATGCCTTCAATCCGTTCTGGGCGCGCTTCCTCGTCTCGCGCAAGGCGAAGATCGGCATCACCGCCATGCATGTGCGCGGCAACGGCCGGGAGACCGACGTCGGCACCTTCCTGCCGCTCGACGATCGCGAGCGCTTCGCCTCCGCCTTTTCCGGCGCGCTGGCCCGGGTAAAGCGCGGCTACTAAGCTAAGTCCCGCAGGAAACGGGTGGCCGGCACGCCGGGGGCGTGCTTTTGTGGCGGCACAGGAGAAAAGCGATGAACATTGCCGCGACTTTGCAAACCGACATCACGCCCGAGGGCGGCGACTACACGACCGTCCGCCGGGTCATCGAGATGATCACCGAGGATTACCGCGAGCAGCCGGGGCTGGAGGACATTGCTGGCCGCCTCGGCCAGTCGCCGACGCAGTTGCAGAAGACCTTCACCCGCTGGGCCGGCCTCTCGCCGAAGGCGTTCCTGCAGGCCGTGACGCTCGACCATGCCAAGCGCCTGCTGCGGCAGGAGGAACTGCCGCTGCTCGAAACCAGCTTCGAGGTCGGCCTTTCCGGTCCCGGCCGGCTGCACGACCTCTTCGTCACGCACGAGGCCATGTCGCCCGGCGAGTGGAAGGCGCGCGGGGCAGGGCTCACCATCCGCTATGGCCTCCATCCCTCGCCCTTCGGCGGGGCGTTGGTCATGATCACCGACCGGGGCCTTGCCGGCCTTGCCTTCACCGACGAGGCCGACGGCATGGATGCCTTCGAGGACATGTCCTCGCGTTGGCCGAACGCGCATTATGTCGAGGACCGGGAAGCGACGGCCGCCTATGCCGAGCGCATCTTCGACCCGAAGCGCTGGGACCCGACGGCGCCGCTGCGCGTGGTGCTGATCGGCTCGGATTTCCAGGTCCGCGTCTGGCAGGCGCTGCTGCGCATCCCCATGGGCTGCGCCGTCACCTATTCCTCGATCGCTGAGGGGCTTGGCCAGCCGACCGCCTCGCGCGCCGTCGGCGCCGCCGTCGGCCGCAACCCCATCTCCTTCGTGGTGCCCTGCCACCGCGCGCTCGGCAAGAGCGGCGCGCTGACGGGATACCACTGGGGCCTGACGCGCAAGCGCGCCATGCTGGGCTGGGAATCGGGCAAGGCCTGAAATGCAAAAGGCCGGCGAATGCCGGCCTTTTTCTTATGGGAAGGGACAGCGCTCAATGCGCGCCCGACATGTCCCCGAGCACGTCCTTCGACTTCACCGTCGAATCGGCGTTGAGCGTGTAGACCATCGGCACGCCGGTCGCCAGGTTGAGCTTCAGGATCTCTTCCTTCGTCAGCTTGTCGAGCACCATGACCAGCGAGCGCAGCGAGTTGCCGTGGGCGGCGACCAGTACCTTTTCGCCGCGCAGCACGCGGGGCAGGATCTCCGTGAGATAGTACGGCCAGACACGCGCGCCGGTGTCACGCAGGCTTTCGCCGCCCGGCGGCGGCACGTCGTAGGAGCGGCGCCAGATATGGACCTGTTCCTCGCCCCACTTGGCGCGGGCATCGTCCTTGTTGAGGCCAGAAAGGTCGCCGTAGTCGCGCTCGTTGAGCGCCTGGTCGCGGATCGTCTCGAGACCCGGCTGGCCGATCTCGTCGAGGATGATCTTCAGCGTCTTCTGGGCGCGGGAAAGGTCTGAGGTGAAGGCGATGTCGAACTTGATGCCCGTGTCGGCGAGCGCCTTGCCGCCGGCCCTGGCCTCTTCGACGCCGAGTTCGGTGAGGTCGGGGTCGCGCCAGCCGGTGAAGAGGTTTTTCAGGTTCCATTCGCTCTGGCCGTGGCGAACGAGGACGAGGGTTCCGCTCATATGGTCTGTCTCCTGAGGCTGACTTTAATTGAGCCCGAGCACGTCGAGCATGGAATAGAGGCCGGGCTTCTTCTCGCGCGCCCAGAGCGCCGCCTTGACGGCGCCGCGGGCGAAGATCGAGCGGTCCGTCGCGCTGTGCGACAGCGTCACCGTCTCGCCCTCGCCGGCGAGCAGCACGGAATGTTCGCCGATGACCGAGCCGCCGCGCAGCGTGGCAAAGCCGATCGTGCCCATGGGCCGCGGGCCGGTATGGCCGTCGCGCACGCGTACGGAATTCTCCGCCAGCGAAATGCCGCGGCCCTTCGCGGCGGCGTTGCCGAGCAGCAGCGCGGTGCCGGAGGGAGCATCGACCTTGTGCTTGTGGTGCATTTCCAGCACCTCGATGTCCCAGTCGTCGGGGCCGAGCGCGCGGGCGGCCGTCTCGGTCAGCACGCCGAGCAGGTTGACGCCGAGGCTCATATTGCCGGACTTCACGACGCGGGCATGGCGGGCGGCGGCCTTGATCTTCTCGTCGTCGGCGGCCGAGCAGCCGGTGGTGCCGACGACATGCACGATGCGCGCCTGCGCGGCGAGGCCGGCGAACTCGATGGTGGCGGCGGGTGCGGTGAAATCGAGCACGCCCTCGGCCGCCACGAAGGCCTCCAGCGGCTTGTCGGTGACGGGAACGCCGATCGGGCCGAGGCCGGCAAGCTCCCCCGCGTCACGGCCGACGAAGGGCGAGCCCTCGCGCTCGACGGCGGCGAAGACCTCCGCGCCGTCGATGGCGTGGATGGTGCGGATCAGCGTCTGGCCCATGCGGCCCGCGGCGCCGACGACGACCAGCTTCATTGGGTTGCCGCTCATGTCTTCCGTCCTTGCTGTCTATTTGCCCGTGAGGCCGGCAGGCGCCTGGAGGTTGTTGAGGCGAGCGTAGAGACCGTTCTCGCGCGCCGCAAGGTCCTCGTGCGTGCCTTCCTCGATGACCATGCCGTCCTGCATGGCAATGATCTTGTCGGCGCGCACCACCGTCGAGAGGCGGTGCGCGATGACCACCACGGTGCGCCCGCTCATCGCCTCGTCCAGCGCCTTCTGCACGGCCTGTTCCGACTCGGTGTCGAGCGCGGAGGTCGCCTCGTCGAGCAGGAGGATCGGCGCGTTGCGCACCAGCGCGCGGGCGATGGAAAGCCGCTGGCGCTGGCCGCCGGACAGCGTCACGCCGTTCTCGCCGACGGGCGTGTCGTAGCCGAGCGGCTGGGCGAGGATGAAGTCATGCGCATAGGCATGCCGCGCGGCTTCCTCGATCTCGGCATCCGTCGCATCCGGGCGGCCGTAGCGGATGTTGTCGCGGATCGTGCCCTCGAAGAGATAGGGCTGCTGGGAGACATAGGCGATGGCATTGCGCAGCGACTGCTTGGTCACATGCGCGATGTCCTGCCCGTCGATCAGGATCTCGCCGTCCGCCGGATCGTAGAAGCGCGGAATGAGGCTGATGATGGTGGACTTGCCCGCCCCGGAGGGGCCGACGAGCGCCGTCGTCCTGCCGCCCTCGGCGGTGAAGCTGACGCCCTTGAGGATCGTCTCGCTTTCGGAATAGCCGAAGCGCACGTTGCGGAAGGTGATGGCCGCATCGGTGATCGCGAGCGGCTGGGCATCGGCGCGGTCGGCCTGGCGCGGTTTGAGGTCAAGGATCTCGTAGATCATGCGGGCATTGACAGCCGCGCGCTCGAGCGAGACCTGCAGGCGGGCAAGGCGCTTGGCCGGGTCGTAGGCCATCAGCAGCGCCGTCACGAAGGAGAAGAACGCGCCCGGCAGGATGCCGCCGTAGATTGAGCGGAAGGCGGCATAGGCAAGGACGCCCGCAATGGTGAAGCCGGCGAAGGATTCGGACATCGGCGCCGTGCGCTCGGTAAGCCGCGCGATGCGGTTCGACCGGTTCTCCGCCCGCTCGATGATGCTCTCGACCTTCTCCTTGAGCTGGTTTTCCATCGTGAAGGCCTTCACGATGGTGATGCCCTGCACCGTCTCCTGCATCGCACCGAGTACGTGGCTGTTCAGCTCGACAGATTCGCGCGTCGCGGCGCGCAGCCGCTTCGAGACGTAGCGCAGGCCAAGAAGAAGCGGTGGAGCGACGGCGAAGACGATGAGCGTCAGCAGCCAGTCCTTCGAGAGCATGACACCGACGAGGGCGAGCAGCGTGAGGAGGTCGCGCGCGAGCGACGTCACCGTCATGTTCAGGACGTCGCGGATGCCGGAGATGTTCTGGTTGATCTTGGCGGCGAGATAGGCCGAGCGCGACTCGTTGAAATAGCTGACGCTGAGCGCCATCAGGTGGGAGAAGAGCCGACGCTGGTAGCGGGCGACGATGTTGTTGCCGATCTTCGACAGGATGACGGCCTGGAAATAGGTCGCAAAGCCGCGCAACACGAAGGCGGCGAAGATCGAGCCGCAGATGATGAGGACGAGGTCGGCGCGCTTGTTGGCGAAGGCCTCGTTGACAACCGATTCCATGATCCATGCGGCGTAGGCGGTGGTGCCGGCGATGATGCCGAGGCACAGGATCGCCAGCAGGTACCCGCGAATATATTCGCGGCCGTTTTCGGCGATGACGCGCTTGAGCACGCTGGTGATGGTATCGGAGCTGACAGATGGGTGCTCGGTTCGACTTTTATCGGTCAATAAACTGACTTTCCTGCACGGTCTCGACGGCGGCCGGCGAACCGGCCCGTGGCCGCTCTATAGGGTGTCGGCCCGCTTTTGGCGAGTCCGCGGCACGGCGCGGGCCCGCCGGAGCGCTCACCTTTTCCAGCGGCGTCCCTCCGTTGCAACACCGAAGCGGTCCGGCATGCGGGCGAAGGCGGCAAGGCCGGCAAGGGCGGCGACGGGGTGGGTGACCACATAGGTGGGGATCGAACCGAGAAGCGCGCTATGCGGCGCCTTGTCCTCGAAGGCGGCGCGGAATTCGGGCCCGCGCAGCGCCGGCAGGATCTTCTGCGAGATGCCGCCGGCCAGGAAAACGCCGCCCTTGGCCATGAAGATCATCGCCATGTCGCCGGCGACGCGCCCGAGATAGGTGGAAAACAGTGAGACGGTCTCGACCGCCGCACGGTCTTCGTGAGCAAGCGCCTTGGCGGTAACGTCGGCGGGTGTCGCAAGCGTCGCGTCGATACCGTCGGTGGCGCAGATAGCATGATAGATGTTCATGATGCCGCGCCCGCACAGGAGCTGTTCGGCGGAAATGCGGCCCTCGATGGGTTCGAGGAACGGCCAGATCTGGTAGTCGCGCTCGCTGCGCGGGCCGACATCGACATGGCCGCCTTCGCCCGGAACCGGAATCCAGCTGTGGCGGGTATGGACGAGGCCGGCGACGCCGAGGCCGGTGCCCGGGCCGAGCACGGCGCGCGAGGCCGAATGCCGCTCCACGCCGGGGCCGATCTTCTCGCGGTCCTCGTCGCCGAGCGAGGCGACGGCAAGCGCCTGCGCCTCGAAATCGTTGACCAGCAGCACATCCTCGAAGCCG
The Shinella zoogloeoides DNA segment above includes these coding regions:
- a CDS encoding methyl-accepting chemotaxis protein, which encodes MRNVRIGRLVPALFVLMVVLGGLQGIVDGGASRWALLAASAGLALAGMVLVNRRVARPLDELAEASKRLAAGDTDAAVPHADRSDEIGALAAGLAAIRDTAAERQRLDRRNEDDRRRAEGERQAREAERTRDSGRVQEAVTSLADALGRLAGGDMTCRIEKPFDGDLERLRAEFNAAAARLGEAMREARENARAIDAGAGQIRTAAEDLSRRTEQQTASVEETAAALEEITTTVRDSTRRAEEAGSLVARTRTGAEKSGEIVRRAVAAMQEIEKSSSEITSIIGVIDEIAFQTNLLALNAGVEAARAGEAGKGFAVVAQEVRELAQRSAKAAKEIKTLINTSEVQVRTGVSLVGDTGRSLQTIVAEVQEINGHVQAIVEAAREQAVGLQEINMAVNAMDQGTQKNAAMVEETTAAAQGLASEVQALNALIGQFNVGGSAAAGRTMHAPHLHVVPATPPAPPAAPAPEQKVARKSPGQWNVKAATEKSRPVTSPALALSEKLAGALGVRQEKGDEGDWEEF
- a CDS encoding sulfate transporter family protein, with product MIFDAVRLSLANLFAPETRSVFWKVLGLTVLALVVIWFGLRETFIAFAWPWFEGAMMPNLPDWAGWLTFVFGVVASLGLALGLALLLAPVTAIIAGFFLDDVAEVIETRDYPGEAQGTALPLGQAIAGSIKFLGVVILGNLIALFLLFIPGVNLVAFFLVNGYLLGREFFEFAAMRYRAPAEARLFRAKHASTVLLAGFVIAAFLAIPIVNLMTPLFAAGLMVHLHKALSRKDRDFSLRQG
- a CDS encoding VOC family protein codes for the protein MKTTSYYPVIMTDDVAGTAAFYTAHFRFEALFTSDWYIHLQSREDEKVTLAVLDRNHETIPAAGRRKTVSGLLLNFEVEDVDAVHDAVRAAGLPILVAIKNEDFGQRHFITADPNGVMIDVITPIPPSADYAAMYDASALPQ
- a CDS encoding TetR/AcrR family transcriptional regulator — translated: MARSNKERTEATRLALIEAARRLFVEKGYAETATPDIVAEAGVTRGALYHHFEDKKALFRAVLEHEAQAVAARIETVSLPAGSPREALLFGASAYFDAMAEPGRTRLLLLEAPAVLGFSGAGAIDRDNAEDTLKEGLSALLGPDIEAARLAALTGLLSAAFDRAAIAIEAGGDRKVYEAAIADLLDGLRA
- the nth gene encoding endonuclease III gives rise to the protein MDSVKTRKKAPSAPPRRKASAPVKNLYSQAELKEIFRRFSIQRPEPKGELEHVNPFTLVVAVALSAQATDAGVNKATRALFKVADTPEKMLALGEEKVREYIKTIGLYRNKAKNVIALSRMLVDRFNSEVPRTREELVMLPGVGRKTANVVLSMAFGQATMAVDTHIFRIANRIRLAPGKTPDEVEDKLMRIIPDEYLYHAHHWLILHGRYCCKARRPECEHCVIADLCKSPEKTCDVPAPLVELPPQLFGPTP
- a CDS encoding DUF2244 domain-containing protein, translating into MTQGNADITMNDLPVFSAELHPYRSLGRNGHRIFFLIAGALSVAHMAVFMISGAWPVVMFFGADFLILFGAFWLNNRAARAKEIVSLSRTSISIRKITPSGKETEYAFNPFWARFLVSRKAKIGITAMHVRGNGRETDVGTFLPLDDRERFASAFSGALARVKRGY
- a CDS encoding bifunctional helix-turn-helix domain-containing protein/methylated-DNA--[protein]-cysteine S-methyltransferase, whose product is MNIAATLQTDITPEGGDYTTVRRVIEMITEDYREQPGLEDIAGRLGQSPTQLQKTFTRWAGLSPKAFLQAVTLDHAKRLLRQEELPLLETSFEVGLSGPGRLHDLFVTHEAMSPGEWKARGAGLTIRYGLHPSPFGGALVMITDRGLAGLAFTDEADGMDAFEDMSSRWPNAHYVEDREATAAYAERIFDPKRWDPTAPLRVVLIGSDFQVRVWQALLRIPMGCAVTYSSIAEGLGQPTASRAVGAAVGRNPISFVVPCHRALGKSGALTGYHWGLTRKRAMLGWESGKA
- a CDS encoding 2,3-bisphosphoglycerate-dependent phosphoglycerate mutase, which encodes MSGTLVLVRHGQSEWNLKNLFTGWRDPDLTELGVEEARAGGKALADTGIKFDIAFTSDLSRAQKTLKIILDEIGQPGLETIRDQALNERDYGDLSGLNKDDARAKWGEEQVHIWRRSYDVPPPGGESLRDTGARVWPYYLTEILPRVLRGEKVLVAAHGNSLRSLVMVLDKLTKEEILKLNLATGVPMVYTLNADSTVKSKDVLGDMSGAH
- the dapB gene encoding 4-hydroxy-tetrahydrodipicolinate reductase codes for the protein MSGNPMKLVVVGAAGRMGQTLIRTIHAIDGAEVFAAVEREGSPFVGRDAGELAGLGPIGVPVTDKPLEAFVAAEGVLDFTAPAATIEFAGLAAQARIVHVVGTTGCSAADDEKIKAAARHARVVKSGNMSLGVNLLGVLTETAARALGPDDWDIEVLEMHHKHKVDAPSGTALLLGNAAAKGRGISLAENSVRVRDGHTGPRPMGTIGFATLRGGSVIGEHSVLLAGEGETVTLSHSATDRSIFARGAVKAALWAREKKPGLYSMLDVLGLN
- a CDS encoding ABC transporter ATP-binding protein, coding for MTDKSRTEHPSVSSDTITSVLKRVIAENGREYIRGYLLAILCLGIIAGTTAYAAWIMESVVNEAFANKRADLVLIICGSIFAAFVLRGFATYFQAVILSKIGNNIVARYQRRLFSHLMALSVSYFNESRSAYLAAKINQNISGIRDVLNMTVTSLARDLLTLLALVGVMLSKDWLLTLIVFAVAPPLLLGLRYVSKRLRAATRESVELNSHVLGAMQETVQGITIVKAFTMENQLKEKVESIIERAENRSNRIARLTERTAPMSESFAGFTIAGVLAYAAFRSIYGGILPGAFFSFVTALLMAYDPAKRLARLQVSLERAAVNARMIYEILDLKPRQADRADAQPLAITDAAITFRNVRFGYSESETILKGVSFTAEGGRTTALVGPSGAGKSTIISLIPRFYDPADGEILIDGQDIAHVTKQSLRNAIAYVSQQPYLFEGTIRDNIRYGRPDATDAEIEEAARHAYAHDFILAQPLGYDTPVGENGVTLSGGQRQRLSIARALVRNAPILLLDEATSALDTESEQAVQKALDEAMSGRTVVVIAHRLSTVVRADKIIAMQDGMVIEEGTHEDLAARENGLYARLNNLQAPAGLTGK
- a CDS encoding glucokinase, with product MARPGDNDTNFPFPILIGDIGGTNARFALLVDAFAEPKHFPIVQTADFANIDDALQRCILDTTSVQPRSAILALAGPIEGDEVPLTNCPWVVRPRDMIANLGFEDVLLVNDFEAQALAVASLGDEDREKIGPGVERHSASRAVLGPGTGLGVAGLVHTRHSWIPVPGEGGHVDVGPRSERDYQIWPFLEPIEGRISAEQLLCGRGIMNIYHAICATDGIDATLATPADVTAKALAHEDRAAVETVSLFSTYLGRVAGDMAMIFMAKGGVFLAGGISQKILPALRGPEFRAAFEDKAPHSALLGSIPTYVVTHPVAALAGLAAFARMPDRFGVATEGRRWKR